In one Oncorhynchus nerka isolate Pitt River linkage group LG7, Oner_Uvic_2.0, whole genome shotgun sequence genomic region, the following are encoded:
- the LOC115132817 gene encoding deleted in malignant brain tumors 1 protein-like: MTFSTLIMNLTPKCKWYLAFVIAVVCSNEGASRVLDRLSAGGVRLVDGPYNCSGRVEVYYAGQWGTVCDDNWDLLDAKVVCRALGCGAAQKALDQAHFGGGKGEIWLDDVECSGNEESLLSCSSDGLGSHNCGHFEDAGVICEGQSGQSPSDSHSGLTVRIVDGPNHCSGRVEVYHDGSWGTVCDDNWGFLDAQVVCRELSCGPATEAPHQAYFGEGSGSILLDDVACMGSEGSLLECNSGGIGNHNCGHDEDASVTCMMVVPDDGPLIRLVDGPDQCSGRVEVYYAGQWGTVCDDDWDVSDADVVCRQLSCGWAMDAPGQAWFGMGVGIPILLDNIACVGTEGTLFDCPSEAIGQHNCMHPEDASVVCSDYLPIKAGPSIRLAGGSNNCSGRVEVFHSGQWGTVCDDDWDLKDAQVVCQALSCGMAQEAPGRACFGQGSGPITLDDVSCEGTEKSLQDCIGNEPGVHNCDHNEDAGVICAGPTENIEQSSTWTYDSTCRVRLVNGTNNCSGRVEVFHFGQWGTVCDDWWDLRDAQVVCRELGCGEAQEAFRSAEFGEGSDSISLDDLACSGSEDSLLQCPHSGLGNHNCVHYEDAGVTCAGPSGGIQPFNSSWTQGSGSGGF, encoded by the exons ATGACATTCTCAACTTTGATCATGAATCTTACACCCAAGTGCAAGTGGTACCTAGCATTTGTGATTGCAG TTGTTTGCTCCAATGAAGGAGCATCTCGAGTTCTAGACAGAC TCAGTGCTGGAGGAGTACGTTTAGTGGATGGCCCATACAACTGCTCTGGCAGGGTGGAGGTGTACTATGCAGGCCAGTGGGGTACAGTGTGTGATGACAACTGGGACCTGCTGGATGCCAAGGTAGTGTGTAGAGCACTGGGTTGTGGGGCAGCCCAGAAGGCCCTGGACCAGGCCCACTTTGGCGGGGGTAAGGGGGAGATCTGGCTAGATGATGTGGAATGTTCTGGGAATGAAGAGTCACTGCTTAGCTGCAGCTCAGATGGACTGGGGTCACACAACTGTGGACACTTTGAGGATGCAGGAGTGATATGTGAGGGTCAGTCAG GTCAATCCCCTTCAGACTCCCATt CTGGCTTGACAGTGCGCATAGTTGATGGTCCCAATCACTGCTCTGGAAGGGTGGAGGTCTACCATGATGGGAGTTGGGGGACAGTCTGTGATGATAATTGGGGTTTCCTAGATGCCCAAGTTGTATGTAGGGAGCTGAGCTGTGGACCAGCCACAGAGGCTCCTCACCAGGCTTACTTTGGTGAGGGGAGTGGCTCAATCCTATTGGACGATGTGGCATGCATGGGAAGTGAGGGATCTTTACTGGAATGCAACTCAGGAGGGATAGGAAACCATAACTGTGGCCATGATGAAGATGCCAGTGTAACTTGCATGATGG TGGTCCCAGATGATGGCCCGTTGATCCGGCTGGTGGATGGTCCTGATCAGTGTTCAGGGAGGGTGGAAGTGTATTATGCGGGGCAGTGGGGTACGGTGTGTGATGATGACTGGGACGTGAGCGACGCTGACGTGGTCTGCAGACAGCTCAGCTGTGGGTGGGCTATGGATGCCCCCGGACAGGCCTGGTTTGGTATGGGAGTTGGCATTCCCATTCTGCTGGACAACATAGCCTGTGTTGGCACAGAAGGCACTCTCTTTGACTGCCCCTCTGAGGCGATAGGTCAGCATAACTGCATGCATCCTGAGGATGCGAGTGTGGTCTGCTCAG ATTATTTACCTATCAAAGCTGGACCTTCAATTCGCTTGGCCGGTGGCTCCAACAACTGCTCTGGTAGAGTGGAGGTGTTCCACTCTGGCCAGTGGGGTACAGTGTGTGATGATGACTGGGATCTGAAGGATGCCCAGGTGGTGTGTCAAGCACTGAGCTGTGGGATGGCCCAGGAAGCCCCAGGTAGAGCCTGTTTTGGTCAGGGCTCAGGACCCATCACTCTGGATGATGTATCGTGTGAGGGCACAGAGAAATCATTACAAGACTGCATCGGAAATGAACCAGGGGTACACAACTGTGACCATAATGAGGATGCAGGAGTCATCTGTGCAG GTCCTACAGAGAACATCGAGCAAAGCTCCACATGGACCTACG ATAGCACTTGCAGAGTGCGTCTGGTCAACGGCACCAACAACTGCTCTGGTAGAGTGGAGGTGTTCCACTTTGGCCAGTGGGGTACAGTGTGTGATGATTGGTGGGATCTGAGGGATGCCCAGGTGGTGTGCAGAGAGTTGGGCTGTGGAGAAGCTCAAGAGGCCTTTAGATCTGCAGAGTTTGGAGAAGGAAGTGACTCCATCTCTCTGGATGACCTGGCTTGTTCTGGCTCTGAAGACTCTTTGCTGCAGTGTCCCCACAGTGGACTGGGGAACCATAACTGTGTCCACTATGAAGATGCAGGAGTTACGTGCGCTG GTCCTTCTGGAGGCATCCAGCCATTCAACTCATCATGGACCCAGG GTTCTGGTTCCGGAGGTTTCTGA